In Raphanus sativus cultivar WK10039 unplaced genomic scaffold, ASM80110v3 Scaffold0164, whole genome shotgun sequence, a genomic segment contains:
- the LOC130494368 gene encoding probable cyclic nucleotide-gated ion channel 20, chloroplastic isoform X1 yields the protein MASPKEKDDAPMLPISDTSRTRPFTSRSRSVSLANTCSTIDGFDSSTVVLGYTGPLRAQRRPPSGQMSGPLSSTRTPEPLFLLPPPSDSVGVSSSQPEGYPSFTTLQHKNSDEEFVLKHANLLRSGQLGMCNDPYCTTCPSYYNRKATQIPSSRVSAFFDSKFHNALYDDAKGWARRFATSANRRLPGIMNPHSKFVQSWTKFFALSCLLAIFIDPLFFFLILVKQNDKCIVIDWPMAKAFVAVRSATDVLFSVNILLQFRLAYVAPESTVVGAGQLVAHPRKIARHYFRGKFLLDLFIVMPLPQILILWIIPEHLGASGANYAKNLLRAAVLFQYIPKLYRLLPFLAGQTPTGFIFESAWANFVINLLTFMLAGHVVGSCWYLFGLQRVNQCLRDACGNSDHECRNLIDCGRGDSYEAFAAWKGNASASACFHEDGFPYGIYKKVVNLTNHTSLFTRYSYSLFWGFQQISTLAGNQEPSYFLGEVFFTMGIIGLGLLLFALLIGNMQNFLQALGRRNLEMTLRRRDVEQWMSHRRLPEGIRKRVREAERFNWAATRGVNEELLFENMPDDLQRDIRRHLFIFLKKVRIFSLMDESILDAIRERLKQRTYISSSTVLHRGGLVEKMVFIVRGEMESIGEDGSILPLSEGDVCGEELLTWCLERSAVNPDGTRIRMPSKGLLSNRNVRCVTNVEAFSLSVADLEDVTSLFSRFLRNPRVQGAIRYESPYWRLRAARQIQVAWRYRRRRLHRLYTAQSSYSL from the exons ATGGCTTCCCCCAAGGAGAAAGATGATGCCCCCATGCTTCCAATCTCAGACACGTCTCGTACTAGGCCTTTCACTTCCAGGTCTCGTAGCGTTTCCCTCGCAAACACTTGTTCCACCATCGACGGGTTCGACAGCTCCACTGTGGTTTTAGGCTACACAGGTCCTCTCCGAGCCCAGAGACGACCTCCTTCAGGTCAAATGAGTGGTCCTCTTTCCTCTACTCGCACTCCTGAGCCTCTCTTTCTTCTCCCACCTCCTTCTGATTCAGTTGGTGTCTCCTCGTCACAGCCGGAAGGGTATCCTTCTTTCACTACTCTCCAACATAAAAACTCAGACGAGGAGTTCGTGTTGAAACACGCAAATCTCTTGAGGTCTGGACAGTTAGGTATGTGTAATGATCCTTACTGTACCACTTGTCCTTCTTATTACAACCGCAAAGCTACCCAAATCCCCAGTTCCAGAGTTTCTGCCTTCTTTGACTCCAAG TTCCACAATGCTCTGTATGATGATGCTAAAGGCTGGGCTAGGCGGTTTGCTACATCTGCTAATAGACGCTTACCAGGAATCATGAATCCTCACTCCAAATTCGTTCAGAGCTGGACTAAGTTCTTTGCCCTCTCATGCTTGTTGGCTATTTTCAtagatcctctcttcttctttctcataTTAGTCAAAcag AATGACAAATGCATTGTGATTGATTGGCCGATGGCCAAAGCATTTGTAGCTGTTAGAAGTGCAACAGATGTTTTATTCTCTGTAAACATTCTGCTTCAG TTCCGGTTGGCCTATGTAGCTCCTGAGTCTACAGTTGTTGGTGCTGGCCAGTTAGTTGCTCATCCAAGAAAAATAGCTCGGCATTACTTTAGAGGAAAGTTTTTACTAGACTTATTCATTGTAATGCCACTTCCACAG ATATTGATATTATGGATAATACCAGAACACTTGGGTGCTTCTGGGGCAAACTATGCGAAGAACCTTTTACGCGCTGCAGTTCTTTTCCAGTACATTCCAAAGTTGTATAGACTACTACCATTTCTTGCTGGCCAAACACCTACAGGCTTCATATTTGAGTCTGCTTGGGCTAATTTTGTTATTAATCTTCTCACCTTTATGCTTGCTGGTCATGTTGTTGGCTCTTGCTGGTATCTTTTTGGTCTGCAG AGAGTTAATCAATGCCTACGAGACGCTTGCGGTAACTCTGATCATGAATGTAGAAATCTTATAGACTGTGGTCGTGGAGATAGCTATGAAGCGTTTGCTGCGTGGAAAGGTAACGCAAGTGCAAGTGCTTGTTTTCATGAGGATGGTTTTCCTTATGGAATCTACAAGAAGGTAGTCAATCTCACCAATCATACTAGCCTCTTCACAAGATATAGTTATTCTCTTTTCTGGGGGTTTCAG CAAATCAGCACGCTTGCTGGAAACCAAGAGCCAAGTTACTTTCTTGGGGAGGTCTTCTTTACCATGGGAATTATAGGTCTGGGGCTATTGCTTTTTGCGCTTCTTATTGGTAATATGCAGAACTTCCTTCAAGCTCTTGGTCGAAG GAATCTTGAAATGACGCTGAGACGACGTGATGTAGAGCAATGGATGAGCCATAGAAGGTTGCCAGAAGGTATAAGAAA GAGGGTGCGAGAGGCAGAGCGGTTCAACTGGGCTGCAACTAGAGGAGTTAATGAAGAATTGCTATTTGAGAATATGCCTGATGACCTTCAAAGAGATATAAGACGACACCTCTTCATATTTCTCAAGAAG GTGAGGATATTTTCGTTAATGGATGAATCAATCTTAGATGCCATCCGTGAGAGGCTGAAACAGAGGACATACATAAGTAGTAGCACAGTCTTGCACCGTGGAGGTCTAGTTGAGAAAATGGTATTTATAGTGAGGGGTGAGATGGAGAGCATTGGTGAAGACGGTTCTATTCTTCCTTTATCAGAAGGAGACGTTTGTGGTGAAGAGCTCCTCACTTGGTGCCTTGAACGATCTGCTGTTAATCCTG ATGGGACGAGGATAAGAATGCCATCAAAGGGATTGCTAAGCAACAGAAATGTTAGGTGTGTGACAAACGTGGAGGCATTTTCCCTGAGTGTAGCAGATCTTGAAGACGTAACAAGCTTGTTCTCGAGATTCTTAAGGAATCCTAGAGTGCAAGGAGCCATCAGGTATGAATCTCCATATTGGAGGCTACGAGCAGCTAGGCAGATTCAGGTAGCTTGGAGATACCGAAGGAGACGGCTTCATAGATTGTACACTGCTCAGTCTAGTTACAGCCTTTAG
- the LOC130494368 gene encoding probable cyclic nucleotide-gated ion channel 20, chloroplastic isoform X2 — protein MASPKEKDDAPMLPISDTSRTRPFTSRSRSVSLANTCSTIDGFDSSTVVLGYTGPLRAQRRPPSGQMSGPLSSTRTPEPLFLLPPPSDSVGVSSSQPEGYPSFTTLQHKNSDEEFVLKHANLLRSGQLGMCNDPYCTTCPSYYNRKATQIPSSRVSAFFDSKFHNALYDDAKGWARRFATSANRRLPGIMNPHSKFVQSWTKFFALSCLLAIFIDPLFFFLILVKQNDKCIVIDWPMAKAFVAVRSATDVLFSVNILLQFRLAYVAPESTVVGAGQLVAHPRKIARHYFRGKFLLDLFIVMPLPQILILWIIPEHLGASGANYAKNLLRAAVLFQYIPKLYRLLPFLAGQTPTGFIFESAWANFVINLLTFMLAGHVVGSCWYLFGLQRVNQCLRDACGNSDHECRNLIDCGRGDSYEAFAAWKGNASASACFHEDGFPYGIYKKVVNLTNHTSLFTRYSYSLFWGFQQISTLAGNQEPSYFLGEVFFTMGIIGLGLLLFALLIGNMQNFLQALGRRNLEMTLRRRDVEQWMSHRRLPEGGCERQSGSTGLQLEELMKNCYLRICLMTFKEI, from the exons ATGGCTTCCCCCAAGGAGAAAGATGATGCCCCCATGCTTCCAATCTCAGACACGTCTCGTACTAGGCCTTTCACTTCCAGGTCTCGTAGCGTTTCCCTCGCAAACACTTGTTCCACCATCGACGGGTTCGACAGCTCCACTGTGGTTTTAGGCTACACAGGTCCTCTCCGAGCCCAGAGACGACCTCCTTCAGGTCAAATGAGTGGTCCTCTTTCCTCTACTCGCACTCCTGAGCCTCTCTTTCTTCTCCCACCTCCTTCTGATTCAGTTGGTGTCTCCTCGTCACAGCCGGAAGGGTATCCTTCTTTCACTACTCTCCAACATAAAAACTCAGACGAGGAGTTCGTGTTGAAACACGCAAATCTCTTGAGGTCTGGACAGTTAGGTATGTGTAATGATCCTTACTGTACCACTTGTCCTTCTTATTACAACCGCAAAGCTACCCAAATCCCCAGTTCCAGAGTTTCTGCCTTCTTTGACTCCAAG TTCCACAATGCTCTGTATGATGATGCTAAAGGCTGGGCTAGGCGGTTTGCTACATCTGCTAATAGACGCTTACCAGGAATCATGAATCCTCACTCCAAATTCGTTCAGAGCTGGACTAAGTTCTTTGCCCTCTCATGCTTGTTGGCTATTTTCAtagatcctctcttcttctttctcataTTAGTCAAAcag AATGACAAATGCATTGTGATTGATTGGCCGATGGCCAAAGCATTTGTAGCTGTTAGAAGTGCAACAGATGTTTTATTCTCTGTAAACATTCTGCTTCAG TTCCGGTTGGCCTATGTAGCTCCTGAGTCTACAGTTGTTGGTGCTGGCCAGTTAGTTGCTCATCCAAGAAAAATAGCTCGGCATTACTTTAGAGGAAAGTTTTTACTAGACTTATTCATTGTAATGCCACTTCCACAG ATATTGATATTATGGATAATACCAGAACACTTGGGTGCTTCTGGGGCAAACTATGCGAAGAACCTTTTACGCGCTGCAGTTCTTTTCCAGTACATTCCAAAGTTGTATAGACTACTACCATTTCTTGCTGGCCAAACACCTACAGGCTTCATATTTGAGTCTGCTTGGGCTAATTTTGTTATTAATCTTCTCACCTTTATGCTTGCTGGTCATGTTGTTGGCTCTTGCTGGTATCTTTTTGGTCTGCAG AGAGTTAATCAATGCCTACGAGACGCTTGCGGTAACTCTGATCATGAATGTAGAAATCTTATAGACTGTGGTCGTGGAGATAGCTATGAAGCGTTTGCTGCGTGGAAAGGTAACGCAAGTGCAAGTGCTTGTTTTCATGAGGATGGTTTTCCTTATGGAATCTACAAGAAGGTAGTCAATCTCACCAATCATACTAGCCTCTTCACAAGATATAGTTATTCTCTTTTCTGGGGGTTTCAG CAAATCAGCACGCTTGCTGGAAACCAAGAGCCAAGTTACTTTCTTGGGGAGGTCTTCTTTACCATGGGAATTATAGGTCTGGGGCTATTGCTTTTTGCGCTTCTTATTGGTAATATGCAGAACTTCCTTCAAGCTCTTGGTCGAAG GAATCTTGAAATGACGCTGAGACGACGTGATGTAGAGCAATGGATGAGCCATAGAAGGTTGCCAGAAG GAGGGTGCGAGAGGCAGAGCGGTTCAACTGGGCTGCAACTAGAGGAGTTAATGAAGAATTGCTATTTGAGAATATGCCTGATGACCTTCAAAGAGATATAA
- the LOC130494368 gene encoding probable cyclic nucleotide-gated ion channel 20, chloroplastic isoform X3, with protein sequence MASPKEKDDAPMLPISDTSRTRPFTSRSRSVSLANTCSTIDGFDSSTVVLGYTGPLRAQRRPPSGQMSGPLSSTRTPEPLFLLPPPSDSVGVSSSQPEGYPSFTTLQHKNSDEEFVLKHANLLRSGQLGMCNDPYCTTCPSYYNRKATQIPSSRVSAFFDSKFHNALYDDAKGWARRFATSANRRLPGIMNPHSKFVQSWTKFFALSCLLAIFIDPLFFFLILVKQNDKCIVIDWPMAKAFVAVRSATDVLFSVNILLQFRLAYVAPESTVVGAGQLVAHPRKIARHYFRGKFLLDLFIVMPLPQILILWIIPEHLGASGANYAKNLLRAAVLFQYIPKLYRLLPFLAGQTPTGFIFESAWANFVINLLTFMLAGHVVGSCWYLFGLQRVNQCLRDACGNSDHECRNLIDCGRGDSYEAFAAWKGNASASACFHEDGFPYGIYKKVVNLTNHTSLFTRYSYSLFWGFQQISTLAGNQEPSYFLGEVFFTMGIIGLGLLLFALLIGNMQNFLQALGRRNLEMTLRRRDVEQWMSHRRLPEGIRKYVDYAS encoded by the exons ATGGCTTCCCCCAAGGAGAAAGATGATGCCCCCATGCTTCCAATCTCAGACACGTCTCGTACTAGGCCTTTCACTTCCAGGTCTCGTAGCGTTTCCCTCGCAAACACTTGTTCCACCATCGACGGGTTCGACAGCTCCACTGTGGTTTTAGGCTACACAGGTCCTCTCCGAGCCCAGAGACGACCTCCTTCAGGTCAAATGAGTGGTCCTCTTTCCTCTACTCGCACTCCTGAGCCTCTCTTTCTTCTCCCACCTCCTTCTGATTCAGTTGGTGTCTCCTCGTCACAGCCGGAAGGGTATCCTTCTTTCACTACTCTCCAACATAAAAACTCAGACGAGGAGTTCGTGTTGAAACACGCAAATCTCTTGAGGTCTGGACAGTTAGGTATGTGTAATGATCCTTACTGTACCACTTGTCCTTCTTATTACAACCGCAAAGCTACCCAAATCCCCAGTTCCAGAGTTTCTGCCTTCTTTGACTCCAAG TTCCACAATGCTCTGTATGATGATGCTAAAGGCTGGGCTAGGCGGTTTGCTACATCTGCTAATAGACGCTTACCAGGAATCATGAATCCTCACTCCAAATTCGTTCAGAGCTGGACTAAGTTCTTTGCCCTCTCATGCTTGTTGGCTATTTTCAtagatcctctcttcttctttctcataTTAGTCAAAcag AATGACAAATGCATTGTGATTGATTGGCCGATGGCCAAAGCATTTGTAGCTGTTAGAAGTGCAACAGATGTTTTATTCTCTGTAAACATTCTGCTTCAG TTCCGGTTGGCCTATGTAGCTCCTGAGTCTACAGTTGTTGGTGCTGGCCAGTTAGTTGCTCATCCAAGAAAAATAGCTCGGCATTACTTTAGAGGAAAGTTTTTACTAGACTTATTCATTGTAATGCCACTTCCACAG ATATTGATATTATGGATAATACCAGAACACTTGGGTGCTTCTGGGGCAAACTATGCGAAGAACCTTTTACGCGCTGCAGTTCTTTTCCAGTACATTCCAAAGTTGTATAGACTACTACCATTTCTTGCTGGCCAAACACCTACAGGCTTCATATTTGAGTCTGCTTGGGCTAATTTTGTTATTAATCTTCTCACCTTTATGCTTGCTGGTCATGTTGTTGGCTCTTGCTGGTATCTTTTTGGTCTGCAG AGAGTTAATCAATGCCTACGAGACGCTTGCGGTAACTCTGATCATGAATGTAGAAATCTTATAGACTGTGGTCGTGGAGATAGCTATGAAGCGTTTGCTGCGTGGAAAGGTAACGCAAGTGCAAGTGCTTGTTTTCATGAGGATGGTTTTCCTTATGGAATCTACAAGAAGGTAGTCAATCTCACCAATCATACTAGCCTCTTCACAAGATATAGTTATTCTCTTTTCTGGGGGTTTCAG CAAATCAGCACGCTTGCTGGAAACCAAGAGCCAAGTTACTTTCTTGGGGAGGTCTTCTTTACCATGGGAATTATAGGTCTGGGGCTATTGCTTTTTGCGCTTCTTATTGGTAATATGCAGAACTTCCTTCAAGCTCTTGGTCGAAG GAATCTTGAAATGACGCTGAGACGACGTGATGTAGAGCAATGGATGAGCCATAGAAGGTTGCCAGAAGGTATAAGAAAGTATGTGGACTATGCCTCTTAA